Proteins encoded by one window of Verrucomicrobiota bacterium:
- a CDS encoding mechanosensitive ion channel — protein MPSALFSDDRVVRVLVFLLAGAFYLLVFALGRLLKRRAGIQLSWTYHVVAVAGSLLAAAGLCHEHLPDARELALVALVFAGFPLNAVLYRFVWPIYGYPGENARIPGFLPQVVAILLFLGLSFFALGALYHVTVTGLLTGSGVIAIIIGLALQDTLGNLFAGFGLQAGRAFRVGDWLVLQGQRVQVVEITWRSTRFRNNDDVSFNVPNNQLAKETIVNLYYPTNIHAMRVRVGVDYTVPPNEVKNALIACATAVSGVLADPAPRVFLTSFDDSSVAYELKFWIDDGRAYPQIVDAIRTRCWYEFARRQINFAFPVRVFERGKPRARDHAGSLMELLAAQPLFGALSPEQLELLSKEAKWMRFGQQETIIQRGAPGDSMFILAAGMAEVLSEREGRELRVGTLHAGECFGEISFLTGEPRSATVRARQDCEVVEIPKHAMSLLLRQQPSLAEQLSDTLTARRSATQQRLAQAARNVHAGAEAAEKEGLLRRLRAFFEL, from the coding sequence TTCGCGCTCGGCCGTTTGCTGAAGCGCCGCGCCGGCATCCAGCTCTCCTGGACTTACCACGTGGTGGCCGTGGCCGGGTCGCTGCTCGCCGCAGCGGGCCTGTGTCACGAGCACCTCCCGGACGCTCGCGAACTCGCCCTCGTCGCCCTCGTGTTCGCCGGTTTCCCGCTCAATGCCGTTCTCTACCGGTTTGTCTGGCCGATCTACGGTTACCCCGGAGAGAACGCGCGGATTCCCGGCTTTCTGCCCCAGGTCGTTGCCATCCTGCTCTTTCTCGGACTGAGCTTTTTTGCCCTGGGCGCCTTGTATCATGTGACGGTCACCGGTCTGCTGACCGGTTCCGGCGTGATCGCCATCATCATCGGGTTGGCCTTGCAAGACACCCTCGGAAACCTTTTCGCGGGCTTCGGCCTGCAGGCCGGCAGGGCGTTCCGGGTCGGCGACTGGCTGGTCTTACAAGGACAACGCGTGCAGGTCGTTGAGATCACCTGGCGTTCCACCCGTTTCCGCAATAACGACGACGTGAGTTTCAACGTGCCGAATAACCAGCTGGCCAAGGAGACCATAGTTAACCTTTATTACCCGACCAACATCCACGCCATGCGCGTCCGGGTCGGAGTCGATTATACCGTCCCTCCCAACGAGGTAAAAAATGCCTTGATCGCCTGCGCCACCGCCGTTTCCGGGGTTCTGGCCGACCCTGCTCCCCGCGTGTTTCTCACCAGTTTCGACGATTCATCCGTCGCTTATGAATTGAAGTTCTGGATCGACGACGGGCGCGCCTACCCCCAGATCGTGGATGCGATCCGCACCCGTTGCTGGTACGAGTTTGCACGACGGCAAATCAATTTCGCCTTCCCGGTCCGCGTCTTCGAGCGAGGCAAGCCGCGAGCCCGGGATCATGCCGGTTCCCTGATGGAGTTACTGGCCGCGCAGCCGCTTTTTGGCGCCTTGAGCCCGGAACAGCTCGAGCTACTGAGCAAGGAGGCTAAATGGATGCGTTTCGGCCAGCAGGAAACGATTATCCAGCGCGGCGCGCCCGGCGACTCGATGTTCATTCTTGCCGCCGGTATGGCGGAGGTTCTAAGTGAAAGGGAAGGCCGGGAGCTTCGGGTGGGTACGCTGCACGCCGGAGAATGCTTCGGAGAGATCTCCTTCCTGACGGGTGAACCGCGGAGCGCAACGGTGCGGGCCAGACAGGATTGCGAGGTCGTCGAAATCCCGAAGCACGCGATGAGCCTGCTCCTGCGCCAGCAACCCTCCCTCGCTGAACAGCTTTCCGATACCCTGACGGCCAGGCGCTCGGCCACCCAGCAACGCCTGGCCCAAGCCGCCCGGAACGTTCACGCGGGAGCGGAAGCCGCCGAAAAAGAAGGGCTCCTGCGAAGGCTGCGGGCTTTTTTCGAGCTGTGA